A window of the Fulvia fulva chromosome 3, complete sequence genome harbors these coding sequences:
- a CDS encoding Alpha-glucosidase yields the protein MKRSIEKTWWKEAVVYQIYPASFLDTNGDGLGDLPGIISKVQYIKSLGVDAIWLSPIFASPQKDMGYDIADYRSIHEPYGNVEDVMQLIRELHNNQMRLLMDLVVNHTSDQHAWFKESRSSKHNPKRDWYFWRDARYCSDGTRYEPNNWRSIFGGSAWHWDDDTQQYYLALFLPSQPDLNWENEDVRQATYDDMRFWLDRGVDGFRIDSMNLMSKDPSLPDAEVTDPKEKYQDGSAHFASGPRMHDYIREMRTEVFDHYDVMTVGELGFTKDEASVSQYVAKDRHELNMIFTGDIVDMDFGPNGKYTRDDFHPSKIRHITNLWQQAMPKFDGWNSVYLDNHDSGRSLSRYASDAPEHRAAAAKMLATYLLTLSGTPFLLAGQEIGTANLGKDVGVDAYIDVEGRNVYEAVLAQRGGDTSQMGDVLREMQLKARDHGRLPMQWSDEVNVGFCPADVRPWMTINKDHKEWNVAAQDGDKESVLGFYKRLLKLRRDWTDLFVYGSYEPLPEEQTGETVLGWEWRSQNGARALVLLNFSDREQSVIVNGCEENSVLVSNGRATVKEASVTLGPYGAIVSMLA from the exons ATGAAACGTTCTATCGAGAAGACATGGTGGAAGGAAGCCGTTGTGTATCAAATTTATCCAGCCTCATTCCTCGACACGAATGGCGACGGCCTAGGAGATCTTCCCGGCATCATCAGCAAGGTCCAATACATCAAATCTCTTGGAGTCGATGCAATATGGCTATCTCCGATCTTTGCCTCGCCACAAAAGGACATGGGCTACGACATCGCGGACTATCGATCGATCCACGAGCCTTACGGCAACGTCGAGGATGTCATGCAGCTGATCAGGGAACTACACAACAACCAGATGAGATTGCTGATGGATCTTGTCGTCAACCACACAAGCGACCAACACGCCTGGTTCAAAGAATCTCGCAGCTCTAAACACAATCCAAAACGCGATTGGTACTTCTGGCGCGACGCGCGATACTGCTCCGACGGCACTCGATACGAACCGAACAACTGGCGCAGCATCTTCGGTGGCTCGGCATGGCACTG GGACGATGACACTCAGCAATATTATCTCGCCCTCTTCCTCCCCTCCCAGCCCGACCTCAATTGGGAGAATGAAGATGTGCGGCAAGCTACATACGATGATATGCGGTTTTGGCTCGACCGTGGCGTTGATGGCTTCAGGATCGACTCCATGAACTTGATGTCTAAGGACCCTTCCCTCCCGGACGCAGAAGTTACCGATCCCAAAGAGAAGTATCAAGATGGGTCAGCCCACTTCGCCTCTGGTCCCAGAATGCACGACTACATCCGCGAGATGCGGACAGAAGTCTTCGATCACTACGATGTGATGACGGTCGGCGAGCTGGGATTCACGAAAGACGAAGCCTCAGTCTCTCAATACGTCGCCAAAGATCGCCACGAGCTGAACATGATCTTCACCGGCGACATTGTAGATATGGACTTTGGCCCTAATGGTAAATATACCCGCGACGACTTCCACCCCTCCAAGATCCGGCATATCACGAATCTCTGGCAACAAGCCATGCCAAAATTCGACGGGTGGAATAGTGTGTACCTCGATAACCACGACTCTGGACGCTCGTTATCGCGCTACGCCTCCGATGCGCCAGAACACCGTGCTGCAGCGGCGAAGATGTTGGCGACGTACCTCTTGACCCTGTCGGGGACACCATTTCTACTCGCAGGGCAGGAGATCGGGACAGCCAATCTCGGAAAAGACGTTGGAGTGGACGCATATATCGACGTTGAAGGACGAAACGTGTACGAAGCCGTCCTAGCTCAGCGAGGCGGTGACACTTCTCAGATGGGCGATGTGCTCAGGGAAATGCAGCTCAAAGCCCGGGACCACGGACGATTGCCGATGCAATGGAGTGATGAGGTCAACGTGGGTTTCTGCCCTGCTGATGTGAGGCCGTGGATGACGATCAACAAGGATCATAAGGAGTGGAACGTTGCGGCTCAAGATGGGGACAAGGAAAGTGTGCTGGGGTTCTATAAGAGATTGTTGAAGCTTAGGAGGGACTGGACGGATCTCTTTGTGTATGGGTCATATGAACCATTGCCGGAAGAGCAGACGGGGGAGACGGTGCTGGGCTGGGAGTGGAGGTCGCAGAATGGGGCGAGGGCTTTGGTGTTGTTGAACTTTTCAGACCGGGAGCAGAGTGTTATTGTCAATGGGTGCGAGGAGAATTCAGTCTTGGTGTCGAATGGGCGGGCGACCGTGAAGGAGGCATCAGTAACATTGGGCCCATACGGGGCGATAGTTTCAATGCTCGCATAG